The Candidatus Microthrix subdominans genome includes a region encoding these proteins:
- a CDS encoding glycoside hydrolase family 16 protein, whose translation MIAGASVLAACEPSPPPPTNPPPQSWKLTFSDEFQGSSLDTSKWTPEHSTYGDGGGSIHCNTPDNVSVADGALVIEGRKEQVRCPNNGGIDRDYSTGLVRTKGKFSQAYGRFEVRAKMPKGKGLWTGLWMLSENYPYGDNGQSGEIDIVETFGDRADEATTTAHWSHNRCGWGCSKMGKSTKLTGGDISAWHTYAVEWEPRSIAWFIDGKQVHKLGEGGSYKWGDQGPKADAWPADGGTQPRFPQPFTADNPMNLLINLQIGGTWPGYPDGSTRFPAKMSVDYVRVYQRS comes from the coding sequence GTGATCGCGGGCGCCAGCGTGCTGGCCGCCTGCGAGCCGTCCCCACCGCCCCCGACGAACCCACCCCCTCAAAGCTGGAAGCTCACCTTCTCGGACGAATTCCAAGGCTCCAGCCTGGACACGTCGAAGTGGACCCCGGAGCACTCCACCTATGGCGACGGCGGTGGCTCCATCCACTGCAACACACCCGACAACGTGAGCGTGGCCGATGGTGCGCTGGTGATCGAGGGACGCAAGGAGCAAGTCCGTTGCCCGAACAACGGCGGAATCGATCGGGATTACTCGACCGGCCTGGTCCGCACGAAGGGCAAGTTCTCCCAGGCGTATGGTCGCTTCGAAGTCCGGGCGAAAATGCCGAAGGGAAAGGGACTCTGGACCGGACTGTGGATGCTGTCTGAGAACTACCCGTACGGCGATAACGGGCAGTCCGGAGAGATCGACATCGTGGAGACGTTCGGCGACCGGGCCGACGAGGCGACGACGACGGCACATTGGAGCCACAATCGATGTGGGTGGGGGTGCTCCAAGATGGGCAAGAGCACCAAGCTCACCGGCGGAGATATCTCCGCCTGGCACACCTACGCCGTCGAATGGGAGCCCCGCTCCATCGCGTGGTTCATCGACGGCAAGCAGGTCCACAAGCTGGGCGAAGGTGGCTCCTACAAGTGGGGCGACCAGGGTCCGAAGGCGGACGCCTGGCCTGCCGACGGCGGAACCCAGCCGCGCTTTCCGCAGCCGTTCACCGCAGACAACCCGATGAACCTCCTCATCAACTTGCAGATCGGGGGTACCTGGCCGGGTTACCCGGATGGCTCCACCCGGTTCCCCGCCAAGATGTCGGTTGACTACGTGCGGGTGTATCAGCGGTCCTGA